From the genome of Miscanthus floridulus cultivar M001 chromosome 10, ASM1932011v1, whole genome shotgun sequence, one region includes:
- the LOC136488810 gene encoding uncharacterized protein: MEQKFRLLGVTNEQKKVTEFLELRQGNRTMMEYVTKFSHLAQYAGSQVDTDDRKRECFFRGLAPLLQEKLYTVNYQTFGALMNAAIAMEGFQRESQADWKRKRVQQVQPQQSQGQQVPPHQGFGNKPGACFKCGKDDHYARECPQHQPVQSSQPFANSRLIKRAIIKKKVPSRSSQVHFTDVEQIM, translated from the exons atggagcagaagtttcggctgctcggagtgACCAACGAGCAGAAG AAGGTGACGGAGTTCCTAGAGCTGCGCCAGGGGAACAGGACAATGATGGAATATGTGACCAAGTTTagtcacttggctcagtatgctggcagTCAGGTGGATACTGATGACAGGAAGAGGGAATGCTTCTTTCGTGGTCTAGCTCCCCTTCTTCAGGAAAAGCTCTACAcggtgaactatcagacctttggggctctgatgaacgccgccattgctatggagggttttcagcgggagtctcaggctgattggaagaggaagcgggtg cagcaggtgcagcctcagcagtctcagggacagcaggtcccacctcatcagggGTTCGGGaataagcctggtgcttgtttcaagtgtggcaaagatgaccactatgccagggagtgtccccaACATCAGCCAGTTCAGTCATCTCAACCGTTCGCAAATTCCAGGCTTATCAAGAGGGCcatcatcaagaagaaggtgcccagtAGATCCAGTCAGGTGCACTTCACAGATGTTGAGCAGATTATGTAG
- the LOC136487703 gene encoding uncharacterized protein produces MKSGMKSLDSNGRCGPISSQKAQKRMDDYLAAIKRIECANEEDGDGADMEVDGREVGQQQYLNGKALYDVSSGATRKHGRLAIANGAVKSSYVRAAGREISVRPSNSVTMQNMSREMEELRRANGRLERENHEKDNALQQNKVLVGLVLAIRSSHATSESANNGPHQWGSSCYKR; encoded by the exons ATGAAATCTGGCATGAAAAGCTTGGATAGCAATGGTAGATGTGGTCCAATCAGTAGCCAGAAAGCACAGAAACGCATG GATGACTACCTTGCTGCTATTAAGAGGATAGAATGTGCAAACGAAGAGGATGGAGACGGTGCAGACATGGAAGTGGATGGGCGTGAGGTTGGGCAACAACAATATTTGAATGGAAAGGCGCTATATGATGTGTCTAGTGGTGCCACGAGAAAGCATGGGCGTCTTGCCATAGCAAATGGTGCGGTTAAGTCTTCATATGTCAGGGCAGCCGGAAGGGAAATAAGTGTGCGTCCATCAAATTCAGTGACTATGCAAAACATGTCTCGAGAAATGGAAGAGCTACGTCGTGCAAATGGAAGGCTGGAACGAGAGAATCATGAAAAGGACAACGCACTGCAGCAAAACAAAGTTCTTGTAGGCTTGGTACTG GCAATTAGGTCTTCTCATGCTACCTCAGAATCTGCCAACAATGGTCCACACCAATGGGGATCTTCATGCTACAAACGTTGA